A part of Pungitius pungitius chromosome 15, fPunPun2.1, whole genome shotgun sequence genomic DNA contains:
- the LOC119209914 gene encoding myosin-7 isoform X1, whose protein sequence is MGDAVMREFGPAAPYLRKSDRERLEAQTRTFDMKKECFVPDVDEEYVKASITSREGDNVTAQTAKGKTVTVKECDVHPQNPPKFDKIEDMAMFTFLHEPAVLFNLKERYAAWMIYTYSGLFCVTINPYKWLPVYNQEVVVAYRGKKRTEAPPHIFSISDNAYQYMLTDRENQSILITGESGAGKTVNTKRVIQYFASIAAAGGKKDAGSDKKGTLEDQIIQANPALEAFGNAKTIRNDNSSRFGKFIRIHFAASGKLASADIETYLLEKSRVTFQLKNERDYHIFYQILSQKKPELLEMLLITNNPYDYAFISQGETTVASINDSEELIATDDAFDVLGFTQEEKNGIYKLTGAIMHHGNMKFKNKQREEQAEADGTEGVDKVAYLMGLNSADLIKGLCHPRVKVGNEWVTKGQNVQQVYYAVGALSKSVYEKMFLWMVVRINQSLDTRQPRQYFIGVLDIAGFEIFDFNTFEQLCINFTNEKLQQFFNHHMFVLEQEEYKKEGIEWTFIDFGMDLQACIDLIEKPMGIMSILEEECMFPKASDATFKAKLYDNHLGKSGNFQKPRIVKGKPEAHFALMHYAGTVDYNIFNWLVKNKDPLNETVVGLYQKSNLKLLSFLFVNYSASETGEGGKGGKGGGSKKKGSSFQTVSALHRENLHKLMTNLRSTHPHFVRCIIPNETKTPGAMENPLVMHQLRCNGVLEGIRICRKGFPNRILYGDFKQRYRILNPAAIPDGQFIDSKKGAEKLLGSLDIDHNQYKFGHTKVFFKAGLLGTLEEMRDDRLSLIITGIQARARGLLARMEFNKIVERRDALLVIQWNIRAFMGVKNWPWMKLFFKIKPLLRSAEAEKEMANMKEEFLKLKEAYAKSEARRKELEEKMVSLLQEKNDLQLHVQAEQDNLCDAEERCEGLIKNKIQLEAKAKELSERLEDEEEMNAELTAKKRKLEDECCELKKDIDDLELTLAKVEKEKHATENKVKNLVEEMAALDEIIAKLTKEKKALQEAHQQTLDDLQSEEDKVNTLTKAKAKLEQQVDDLEGSLEQEKKIRMDLERAKRKLEGDLKMTQESLMDLENDKQQLEEHLKKKDFEVSQLNNRIEDEQAITIQLQKKLKELQARIEELEEELEAERAARAKVEKQRADLARELEEISERLEEAGGATSAQIEMNKKREAEFQKLRRDLEEATLQHEATAATLRKKQADSVAELGEQIDNLQRVKQKLEKEKSELRLELDDVISTMEHIVKTKTNLEKSCRTLEDQMNEYKTKFEEAQRWINDFNMQKAKLQTENGELTRQLEEKESLVSQLTRGKMSYTQQVEDLKRQLEEETKAKTALAHAVQSARHDCDLLREQYEEEQEAKAELQRSMSKANSEVAQWRTKYETDAIQRTEELEEAKKKLAQRLQDAEEAVEAVNAKCSSLEKTKHRLQNEIEDLMVDVERSNAAAAVLDKKQRNFDKVLSEWKQKNEESQCELESSQKEARALSTELFKLKNSYEESLDHLETMKRENKNLQEEISDITEQLGESGKSIHELEKLRKQLEQEKSEIQSALEEAEASLEHEEGKILRAQLEFNQIKAEIERKLAEKDEEMEQNKRNLQRTIDTLQSSLEAECRSRNEALRLKKKMEGDLNEMEIQLSQSNRQAAEAQKQLKAVHAHLKDCQIQLDEAVRANDDLKENNAMVERRNNLLQAELEELRAALEQTERGRKLAEQELLDVSERVQLLHSQNTGLINQKKKLEVDASQLQSEVEEAVQECRNAEEKAKKAITDAAMMAEELKKEQDTSAHLERMKKNMEQTIKDLQHRLDEAEQIALKGGKKQVQKLEARVRDLEGEVESEQKKSGEAVKGIRKYERRIKELTYQVISLQHLILNMLYILLFKLRVFYLYLPFIQTDEDRKNMVRLQDLVDKLQLKVKAYKRAAEEAEEQANTNLGKFRKLQHELDEAEERADIAESQVNKLRAKTRDVGSKKGLDEE, encoded by the exons ACTGTGACAGTGAAGGAGTGCGATGTACACCCTCAGAACCCGCCAAAGTTTGATAAAATTGAAGACATGGCGATGTTCACCTTCCTCCACGAGCCCGCCGTGCTGTTTAACCTCAAAGAGCGTTATGCAGCGTGGATGATCTAC ACCTACTCTGGGCTCTTCTGTGTGACCATCAACCCCTACAAGTGGCTGCCGGTCTACAACCAAGAGGTGGTTGTGGCCTAtagaggaaagaagaggactGAAGCTCCTCCTCACATCTTCTCCATCTCAGACAATGCCTACCAGTACATGCTGACTG ACAGAGAAAATCAGTCAATTCTCATCAC TGGAGAATCCGGTGCTGGGAAAACTGTCAACACCAAGAGAGTCATCCAGTACTTTGCCAGCATTGCAGCTGCAGGCGGCAAGAAGGACGCAGGCTCTGATAAGAAG GGTACCCTGGAGGATCAAATCATTCAGGCTAACCCTGCTCTGGAGGCCTTCGGCAATGCCAAAACCATCCGGAATGACAACTCTTCTAGATTT GGGAAATTCATCCGAATCCATTTTGCAGCCAGTGGAAAGCTGGCCTCAGCTGATATTGAGACAT ATCTGCTGGAAAAGTCTCGTGTCACCTTCCAGCTAAAGAATGAGAGAGATTACCACATCTTCTATCAGATTCTGTCTCAGAAGAAACCTGAGCTGCTTG AGATGCTGCTCATCACCAACAACCCCTATGACTACGCCTTCATCTCCCAAGGAGAGACCACAGTAGCCTCCATCAACGACTCCGAGGAGCTGATCGCCACTGAT GATGCCTTTGACGTGCTGGGCTTCACTCAAGAAGAGAAGAACGGCATTTACAAGCTGACCGGTGCCATCATGCATCACGGCAACATGAAGTTCAAGAACAAGCAGCGCGAGGAGCAGGCGGAGGCTGATGGCACTGAAG GTGTTGACAAAGTTGCATACCTGATGGGCCTAAACTCTGCCGACCTCATCAAGGGTCTGTGTCACCCAAGAGTCAAAGTAGGCAATGAGTGGGTCACCAAAGGACAAAATGTCCAGCAG GTGTACTATGCTGTTGGCGCACTCTCTAAATCAGTGTATGAGAAGatgtttctgtggatggtggtgaGGATCAACCAATCGCTGGACACAAGGCAGCCCCGCCAGTACTTCATTGGCGTACTGGACATTGCAGGATTTGAAATCTTTGAT TTCAACACCTTTGAGCAGCTGTGCATCAACTTCACCAATGAGAAGCTGCAACAGTTTTTCAACCACCACATGTTTGTGCTGGAGCAGGAAGAGTACAAGAAAGAGGGCATTGAATGGACTTTCATAGATTTTGGAATGGACTTGCAGGCCTGTATTGACCTGATAGAAAAG CCCATGGGTATCATGTCCATCCTTGAAGAGGAGTGCATGTTCCCCAAAGCCTCTGATGCCACCTTTAAAGCAAAGCTCTATGACAACCATCTGGGCAAGTCTGGCAACTTCCAGAAGCCCAGAATTGTCAAAGGAAAACCAGAGGCTCATTTTGCCCTGATGCACTACGCTGGAACTGTTGACTATAATATCTTCAACTGGCTGGTGAAGAACAAAGACCCTCTGAATGAGACCGTTGTAGGACTCTACCAGAAGTCTAATCTTAAGTTGTTATCTTTCCTCTTTGTAAATTATTCTGCATCTGAAACAG GTGAAGGGGGGAAGGGTGGCAAAGGAGGGGGCAGCAAGAAGAAGGGTTCGTCCTTCCAAACTGTGTCTGCCTTACACAGG GAGAACCTGCACAAGCTGATGACCAACTTGAGGTCCACTCACCCTCACTTTGTCCGCTGCATCATCCCCAATGAGACCAAGACTCCTGGGGCCATGGAGAACCCACTGGTGATGCATCAGCTGCGCTGTAATGGTGTGCTGGAAGGCATCAGGATCTGCAGAAAGGGCTTCCCCAACAGGATCCTCTATGGAGATTTCAAACAGAG ATATCGCATCTTGAATCCTGCTGCCATTCCTGATGGCCAGTTCATTGACAGCAAGAAGGGAGCTGAGAAACTTCTGGGGTCTCTGGATATTGATCACAATCAGTACAAGTTTGGGCACACAAAG GTATTCTTCAAGGCTGGTCTTCTCGGGACACTGGAGGAAATGAGGGATGACCGTTTGTCACTCATCATAACTGGAATCCAGGCGAGAGCGAGAGGCCTGCTTGCAAGAATGGAATTCAACAAGATTGTTGAGAGGAG AGATGCACTATTGGTGATTCAGTGGAACATCCGTGCTTTCATGGGGGTTAAGAATTGGCCCTGGATGAAGCTCTTCTTCAAGATCAAACCTCTGTTGCGATCTGCTGAGGCAGAAAAGGAGATGGCCAACATGAAAGAGGAATTCCTGAAGCTGAAGGAGGCATATGCCAAATCGGAGGCTCGTAGAAAGGAATTAGAGGAAAAAATGGTTTCTCTTCTCCAAGAGAAGAACGACCTGCAGCTCCATGTCCAGGCT GAGCAAGATAATCTTTGTGATGCTGAAGAAAGGTGTGAGGGGCTGATCAAGAACAAAATTCAGCTGGAGGCCAAAGCCAAAGAGCTGTCTGAGAgactggaggatgaggaggagatgaatgcAGAACTGACTGCTAAGAAGAGGAAGTTGGAGGACGAGTGCTGTGAGTTGAAGAAAGACATTGATGACCTGGAGTTAACACTGGCTAAagtggagaaagagaaacatgcCACTGAGAACAAG GTGAAGAACCTGGTTGAAGAAATGGCTGCTTTGGATGAAATCATTGCCAAGTTGACCAAGGAAAAGAAGGCCTTACAGGAGGCTCATCAGCAAACGCTGGATGATCTGCAGAGTGAAGAAGACAAAGTCAACACTCTGACCAAGGCCAAAGCTAAGCTGGAGCAGCAAGTGGATGAT CTTGAAGGCTCACTGGAACAAGAGAAGAAGATTCGCATGGATCTTGAGAGAGCTAAGAGAAAGCTGGAGGGGGACTTGAAGATGACCCAGGAGAGCTTAATGGACCTTGAGAATGACAAGCAGCAACTTGAAGAGCATCTAAAAAA GAAAGATTTTGAAGTTAGCCAGCTTAACAACAGAATAGAAGATGAGCAAGCTATAACAATTCAGCTCCAAAAGAAACTGAAGGAGCTCCAG GCCCGCattgaggagctggaggaagagctggaggcagagCGAGCTGCCCGGGCCAAGGtggagaagcagagagcagacttggccagagagctggaggagatcagtgagaggctggaggaggctgGTGGAGCAACATCCGCCCAGATTGAGATGAACAAGAAGAGGGAGGCCGAGTTCCAGAAACTGCGCAGAGACCTGGAAGAGGCCACTCTGCAGCATGAAGCCACTGCTGCCACACTCAGGAAGAAACAAGCCGACAGTGTGGCGGAACTGGGAGAGCAGATTGACAACCTGCAGAGAGTTAAGCAGaaactggagaaggagaagagtgaGCTCAGACTGGAGCTGGACGACGTGATCTCCACTATGGAACACATTGTGAAGACAAAG ACAAATCTAGAGAAGTCATGCCGGACTCTGGAAGATCAGATGAATGAATACAAGACTAAATTTGAAGAGGCCCAACGCTGGATCAATGACTTCAATATGCAGAAAGCGAAACTTCAAACGGAAAATG GTGAGCTCACGAGGCAGCTGGAAGAAAAGGAATCCCTGGTGTCTCAACTGACCAGAGGGAAAATGTCCTACACTCAACAGGTTGAAGACCTAAAGCGACAACTGGAGGAGGAAACCAAG GCAAAGACCGCCCTGGCCCATGCAGTGCAGTCGGCCCGCCACGACTGTGACCTGCTCAGGGAGCAgtatgaggaggagcaggaggccaagGCTGAACTGCAGCGGTCCATGTCCAAGGCCAACTCTGAGGTGGCTCAGTGGAGAACTAAGTACGAAACAGATGCCATCCAGAGAACAGAGGAACTGGAGGAGGCCAA GAAGAAGCTGGCTCAGCGTCTGCAGGATGCTGAGGAGGCTGTTGAAGCAGTGAATGCTAAGTGTTCGTCCCTGGAGAAGACCAAACACAGGCTGCAGAATGAGATTGAAGATCTCATGGTGGATGTGGAGAGGtctaatgctgctgctgctgttcttgACAAGAAGCAAAGAAATTTCGACAAG GTTCTGTCTGAGTGGAAGCAGAAGAATGAAGAGTCACAGTGTGAGCTAGAGAGCTCCCAAAAGGAGGCGCGGGCTCTGAGCACTGAGCTCTTCAAGCTGAAGAACTCCTACGAGGAGTCTTTGGATCACCTGGAGACCatgaagagagagaacaagaacTTACAGG AGGAGATTTCCGACATCACTGAGCAACTTGGTGAAAGTGGAAAGAGCATCCATGAACTGGAGAAATTACGAaaacagctggagcaggagaaaaGTGAGATCCAGTCTGCTCTTGAGGAAGCGGAG GCCTCCTTGGAGCATGAAGAAGGTAAGATTTTAAGAGCCCAGTTGGAgttcaatcaaatcaaagctgAGATTGAACGCAAGCTAGCTGAGAAAGACGAGGAGATGGAGCAGAACAAGAGGAACCTGCAGAGGACCATCGACACCCTGCAGAGCTCTCTTGAGGCAGAATGTCGCAGTAGGAATGAGGCTCTCCgtttgaagaagaagatggagggagaccTCAATGAGATGGAGATCCAGCTGAGCCAATCCAACAGGCAGGCAGCAGAAGCCCAGAAACAACTCAAGGCCGTTCACGCACATCTGAAG GACTGCCAGATCCAGCTGGATGAGGCTGTTCGAGCCAACGATGATCTCAAAGAGAATAATGCCATGGTTGAAAGACGCAACAACTTGCTTCaggccgagctggaggagctcagaGCTGCTCTGGAGCAAACGGAGAGAGGGCGCAAACTGGCTGAGCAAGAGCTGCTGGACGTTAGTGAAAGGGTGCAGCTACTGCACTCACAG AACACTGGCCTTATAAACCAGAAGAAGAAACTTGAGGTTGATGCTTCTCAGCTTCAAAGTGAAGTGGAGGAAGCTGTGCAGGAGTGCAGAAATGCTGAAGAGAAGGCCAAGAAGGCCATCACGGATGCTGCCATGATGGccgaggagctgaagaaggagcAGGACACCAGCGCTCACCTGGAGCGCATGAAGAAGAACATGGAGCAGACCATCAAAGACCTGCAGCACCGTCTGGATGAAGCAGAACAGATCGCCTTGAAGGGAGGCAAGAAGCAGGTGCAGAAGCTCGAGGCCAGG GTGAGGGATCTGGAGGGTGAGGTGGAATCCGAGCAGAAGAAGAGCGGTGAAGCTGTGAAGGGAATCCGTAAATATGAGAGACGCATCAAAGAGCTCACATACCAGGTGATTTCATTACAACACCTTATTCTGAACATGCTCTATATTCTCCTTTTCAAACTAAGAGTCTTTTACCTATACCTCCCATTCATACAGACGGATGAGGACCGAAAGAACATGGTGCGTCTGCAGGATCTGGTCGACAAACTGCAGCTGAAAGTCAAAGCCTATAAGAGGGCTGCTGAGGAGGCT GAAGAGCAGGCCAATACTAATCTGGGCAAGTTCCGCAAACTGCAGCACGAGCTGGACGAGGCTGAAGAGCGAGCTGATATCGCAGAGTCTCAGGTCAACAAGCTGCGTGCCAAGACCCGAGATGTGGGCTCGAAG AAAGGTCTAGATGAGGAGTGA